Proteins from a single region of Centropristis striata isolate RG_2023a ecotype Rhode Island chromosome 9, C.striata_1.0, whole genome shotgun sequence:
- the cth gene encoding cystathionine gamma-lyase, which yields MDQKHKQEEQGDLFAGFSTAFKSFATEAIHVGQEPEQWKSMAVVPPISLSTTFKQSAPGNHAGFEYSRSGNPTRNCLEKAVAALDGAKYCIAVASGLAATVTITHMLKSGDGIVCMDDVYGGTNRYFQRIASEVGLQVSFADCTKPELLKAALNAKTKLVWIETPTNPTMKVVDIQACSEVAHQYNKDIVVVVDNTFMSAYFQRPLALGADICMYSATKYMNGHSDVVMGLASMNREDLYDRLKFLQNALGCVPSPFDCFLCNRGLKTLHLRMERHFKNAMAAAKFLEADPRVERVIFPGLPSHPQYEVMKKQCTGCPGMITFYIKGKLEHASAFLSNLKLFAIAESLGGYESLAEHPAIMTHASVPENERAVLGISDTLIRLSVGLEDEADIIEDLEQALAAAHPKKK from the exons ATGGATCAAAAGCACAAACAAGAGGAGCAGGGCGACCTGTTCGCCGGCTTCAGCACGGCGTTTAAATCCTTCGCCACTGAGGCTATTCACGTCGGTCAGGAGCCGGAGCAGTGGAAATCAATGGCTGTAGTGCCGCCGATCTCCCTCTCCACTACGTTCAAGCAGTCCGCACCAGGAAACCACGCC GGCTTCGAATACAGCCGGAGTGGAAACCCCACAAGAAACTGTCTTGAGAAGGCCGTGGCTGCTTTGGATGGAGCAAAATATT GCATTGCTGTTGCCTCGGGGCTGGCAGCCACAGTGACCATCACTCACATGCTCAAGTCGGGGGATGGAATCGTCTGTATGGATGACGTGTACGGAG GCACAAACCGCTACTTCCAAAGAATTGCGTCTGAAGTTGGTCTGCAGGTGTCTTTTGCTGACTGTACAAAACCAGAGCTGCTGAAGGCCGCTCTCAATGCCAAAACCAAA ctggTGTGGATTGAGACTCCCACAAACCCCACCATGAAGGTCGTTGACATCCAGGCCTGTTCTGAGGTGGCCCACCAATACAACAAAGACATCGTGGTGGTCGTGGACAACACCTTCATGTCTGCTTACTTCCAG CGCCCCTTGGCTTTGGGAGCTGATATCTGCATGTATTCAGCCACTAAATACATGAACG gtcacAGTGACGTGGTGATGGGTCTGGCCTCGATGAACCGGGAAGATCTCTACGATCGACTGAAGTTTCTGCAAAATG CACTGGGCTGTGTACCGTCCCCCTTCGACTGCTTCCTGTGCAACCGAGGACTGAAGACGCTACACCTGAGGATGGAGCGCCACTTCAAGAACGCCATGGCTGCTGCCAAGTTTCTGGAGGCGGATCCTAGGGTGGAGCGGGTCATCTTCCCAG GCCTGCCATCTCATCCGCAGTACGAAGTGATGAAGAAACAATGCACCGGGTGTCCGGGGATGATCACCTTCTACATTAAGGGGAAACTCGAGCACGCCAGCGCCTTCCTCAGTAACCTCAAA TTGTTTGCGATAGCTGAGAGTCTTGGTGGTTATGAAAGTTTAGCAGAACATCC GGCGATCATGACCCATGCATCAGTGCCAGAGAACGAGAGAGCTGTCCTGGGGATCAGCGACACACTCATCCGACTCTCTGTGGGTCTGGAGGACGAGGCCGACATCATCGAGGACCTGGAGCAAGCACTCGCTGCTGCT CATCCAAAGAAGAAGTGA